From the genome of Xiphophorus couchianus chromosome 15, X_couchianus-1.0, whole genome shotgun sequence:
atttcagctTTTGAGTAGctaatttttttatgctttatgtcACTAACGtgaatatatttagtttttaacttCCTAAAACAGGCATGCTCactattttttgttaatgtagttgaaatgtaatttttttctttaaaaactatttacttgtggcttttctttgtttgattaaaagtagggctgcaccgatttatcggcaTCAATTTCCTTAATTCTGAGTGATTGATGATTGGCCAATACTtaaatgtgaagctgatcttttGCACCGATCTTATCGACCTCAGCAAACGTCTAAAAATCAGCCGCTGTCCTCTTCTGCTGTCCCATGAGAGAAGTTTGACTGACaaaccggcccaccaggtcatgtctgcacggTTGCAATTAACAATAGTCGCTCCACTGTTTCCAATTCAGCAACtttattgtgacttttaatgacatttcagacaaaaaaaattggtatcagccaaaatcggaatcaggtcaggcttttaaagagccagaaaactgcaattggtgcacccaTGATTAAAAGTCTAAACTTCTAATATTCTACTCCATAATTTTAGCTTCAAAGCTTAATATTGTAGTATGGTGGCATTAAGTTATGTAGCAAAAGGTGAACAAAAACAGGAGTGTTATTAATACGCTTTATGAAAAGGAACCAAAGTCAATGTTTAGTCAAACTTAATAACCTAAATCAGACACGTAAACATCACAGAACTAACCTCAGGTCAAATTCACAGAAATGGACGAGCCTCCTCGCAGTGATGCGGGCCAGGATGTGGTGATCCAGCTGCCCACCGACTGGGCCGTCCTGGACGGCAGGGACAGCGTGGACGACCACAGAATCACCCACTACGAGTGGACTCTTGTTAAAGGAGATACAGCCATCAACATGAAGgtctgttttcacattttatctgtcACTAAATTCAGCAAAACGGATACAAAAACGTCAAGGAAGGATGCAAAGgttaaacactgcaaaaacacaaaatctgaccaaatATTTCTGGTCGAGCTTCTGGTACAAATATcgtaaaaagttgtttttttcaggaagatataggagcttgttttaagttaataatttgctcatatttatgaaaaagttaaagttttgttggcagataatttcacttttagCAAGACATTCTTCACACAtaattgaaaaaattatttcacgtacgttttcatcaatattaatgaatttttaatttgaaaccaGCTCCgctatcttgctgaaaagttactttcaaGTTAGTATTTGCAcgagaaactggacaaaaaaaatacttgataatgttcagtgtttttatggTGTTCATTATAATAACTGCAAAAAGAGTTCTATGTGAAGAtatatctttaaaaacatttgtacttccacaaaaatacagttttaatctTGATGAACCAGGTGAGCCACGGAGCTCCTTCTCTTGATCTGCGCTCAGTCAGATGATGCAAATATTTGCTCTTCCACTGAATGATCAGGTTGTTGTTGTGACAGACATGAGGCAATAAAAAGCATGAATGCTCGGTTTACAGTAAACCGGTTCACTTGACTGCACAGCTCCATATTTCCATGCTGTATCAACAGAGATTAGATTTGGTTATGCGTTCACATCGCccagagaaaagcagaaacatgagCCGGTTTCAGTGACCAGAACCTTAGAGATCGTTTCctgttgttcttttatttctttacctTTAACAGAAAAGACATGAGAAAACATTCCAGCAAATTTCTATTTTCCTTTatatcctttgtttttttttctttatctgctCCACTAACCCGGTTATTTAAAGTTTCAATATAAGAATTTGATGTCTGAACTAGAACTGGGCGATatggtttcaaaataaagtctgaCATTTTCATACCAGATCCAATTGctaattttaatcaatttttctttttgctcactttttcttctaaacaaagacattacaaatgacagaaaatgttttcaaaaagtggcttttatttaggCATCCCTTTTGTGAGTTATACGAATATTAGGGACGGGCTTTTTGTTCAATTATGAGAATTTACTCATGGTATtagcagaaaaatgaaacaattttaaccagaaaacagttgttttaaaaagaaaaaaatgttttaatgagaaaaaggtTTGAATTATCAGGATTTGACTTGAGCAACTCGTTTCAACGTCCTGCGACTGACAATAATTTGATGCAAATGTGTCAAAAGATCAGctattatttgtaaaacttaAACGGTGTAATGAATAAcgtcacaagatgctcaacattcctcattattgtttttgtgtgtgtgtgtgtctgagttctcataaaattacgactttattctggtaattaaaaaaaaaaaagatcttaccCCGGCCCTGATATTCCATTGTAGAGTTCACGTAAATTTATAGAAGCTTTAAAATAcacttgtcaaacaagatggccgcctcagcgtgatgacatcactctgaactaaacccaacaacaactggagaaaaaaaaaaatgccaattttcagcaaattaaatattcaaaacccAAAAGTtgaattaatcaataaaattcCTCGTCTGAAACTTTGCATGCTTTATTTTGGTTGTGCACACTGAAGGCGACCCACCCAGGGCTGCTGAAGGTCAGCGGTCTCCAAGAGGGCGTCTACTCGTTCCAGATGACCGTTACCGACTCGGCGGGGCAGAAGAGCTCCGACAACGTCTCTGTCACCGTGCTGGCACCAAAACACCAGGCGGAAGGTGAAAGGCTCACCAAACATTTCTCCACTGTTGGGGAGGTCGAGTACTTAATCATGTTTGTGTTCACAGTTTGCACTGGTGACTGCTCCAACTACCAGTTCAAGTGTGATGATGGCTGCTGCATCGACATCTCCTACGCCTGTGATGGGAGGCAACACTGTCCCGACCGCTCTGACGAAGACTTCTGCACAAATTGTAGATTTTAATCCTTTACATTAGAGATacaaacaattaattgatttatgaTGAATAGTcagttaatgttttataaaattaaaattagtttcaatCAATTAACTTATAACATCTGCTTAgaccttcttttagtgttgtaatttagcctccatccagcagagggccaCACTGAAGCTAATATAGGATTAAAGAGGGTGGAGCAATATTagaacaggaaagagaaacCGTCCAGTTTGGAGTgctgttctgttttgaaatataaacgcTCCACAAACTCAACTTTTACCTTAATGGTGCTCATTAAACCGAGCTGCGACTGAGTGAGTCATTATGGCcgatttagaaaaaaaggagcaaatttatgccaagaaaactaaaaaaaattgtagaaaataaagaaatttctgagctccaacagtcaaaaatgttcagatttgactaaacttttctagaaaaaaaactctgaaatttcagTTCGAAAGTCAAAATTGaaattttgtgattaatctcaaattgtcagaaatgttaaacttttcaaacttttagtcttttcaaaattcaaaagcccaaaatgtttcaacttttgaaatttccatgttttttctagacaatttctgagattaatctcaaattccAGCTTTTTCTATCAGATGTGTGTCTTtccaagctcagaaatttccaccttttcttctagaaaatttaTGAAATGAACCTACCTAATTAACCTTCcgagttttttggtggaaatttacccCTATTTTTATCTACATTGGCCCTAATACGCCATCGCAGTGTGGGAtgtaaaatgcactttatgcaattttgttttgaaatataatcaCTCGAAAAGCTCCTTAAATTCCTTAAACTCTCAATTGAAGAGAAAGCTCAGGTTTTTAAGAACATGGCCACTTATCAATTAATCCTTAGATCAATCGTATCCTAACTTTATATCAACTCATGAATCAATAACTTCCATCCCtgctttgaataaaaattattaaaaaagctTTATCTAACACCCAGAACCTGATCCctgtgggttttctttattaGTTGATGGTGGTCGGAAGTCGGTGACCCACCCGGTGAATCCTCCCAGCCCTCAGAGGCCCGCAGCCCGGACCGAGCAGGCTGACAATGGCGCCGTGCTTCCAGAGGCATCCAGGAAAACAGTCGTATCGGCGGTAGACGGGAGCAGCGCTGTTCCTGCTCTGAGCCTCACTGAGCAGCAGGGCGCGTCTGCTAACCAAGGTAGGAACAAGGCTTATAATCGAGTTAAAGGACATTCATGTGATGAGTCTACTCCGGTTATTTGTTTGCTAAACAGTAGGATGCACTCCTTAGTGCTTtatcttttgtgtgtgtggacatGAGAGCAGATGGAGCCTACAGGCGGCCGCTGAGCCAACAAACCACTCAGCATTCCCTGGGAAAGCAGCTCTTAGCCTGCATCCCTTCTTAGTGCCAGAACAAAGCTCCCCTGTCTCTGATGCCATCTGATCCCTGAATTAGACTGAGACCGGCCAAAAGGCCGCCTGCACCACTGCTGTTTTAACACACTCTGCGTATTATATGCCTGAAGTGTGTTTTCTACAGAATGAAGCTAAAGACGAGGAGAACACATTTTTTGGTCTGATGGTTAAACGTGTCATAATCACtttgttcactgcaaaaaataaaatctcaccaagtatttatggtctagtttctaatgaaaataccttggtacacttgaaataagactaaactaacttccAGATAACTTTTAAGCAAGGAATGGGAACGTCTTTTCagtaataatttcttaatatttataaagtacctcttattagtgaaataatctgccaaaataaaatgtgttgttccactgacagattatttcagttatacccagaactttttcatcaataataaggaattatttactgaaaagatgttaatatttctcgcttaaaagttacttgtaagttagttttgtcgtatttcaagtgtactaatatatttgcaccagaaactagaccaaggatacttgttttaaataaaaaaataaagattattattGAAAGGAAGtcatttagaaaagaaaaattagcaaaatgGCAGTTTCTAGATGCACAAACCTGGTCGGGGTTTATTCCAAAGGCCAGCTGGGATTTCAGTGAAAGCTGGTTCTTCAAAGTCTAGATTCAGGGactgaatacataaactaaaaggaaatacataaaaaaaggaaacagtttaTACTTATCCTTCTTTGTAATAATTTTGCATTACTTGGTGCTGTTCTATCACATAAAGCCCCAGTAAAATGGTGtgaatttgtggttttaacatgacaaaatgtgaataagtttcAAGgaaattaatacttttgcagtaTTTTGCAAGGtgatgtaaaacaatatttgaaacGTACGTCGTGTGCGTCTGTTTCTGCAGATCCGTGCGCTGCAGATCCGGTCGTTGGTCCCTGTAAAGGCACCTTCCCTCGGTGGTACTACGACCAAAAGGCCCGAGAATGCAAACACTTCCTGTACGGTGGTTGCCAGGGTAACCACAACAACTTCCTTCAGGAGTCAGACTGTGTCAGCgaatgtttacaaaaaagtaaGAAGATGCATCATTTGatttttactcatttcttttaatctCAAGAATCATTTTCACACTAATGTCGTCTTTTAGGCTCGACCTTCAGCCCAACCAGTGCAGCTGCCCCCGTCACAAAGCCGActgaaaaaggtaaaaatatatattcactCGTGATTATTTACTCTGACAATTCATTGATTAATCCGATAAAAATGGCTGATTCTTcagaattttcatttaaacctttttaaatacaatattaaaggtacattaaaagatgcaagtaaacaaataattcagttcttttttaaataaaaataaaaatatttgattacctaaaatacatttctttagtaaacaggtgaagctaaaacgtatttacaaagaaatatgtttgtatcttaaatgtaaatgtatatatatttgtacagtttagcttaattactgctctgaatatgttggtTTTTAAGTAAATGGTGTTTATTTTAGTCTGTATGCTCTAACGATtatatcaataatcaattaatccaattaattatTTCAGCCTTACTGTGATCTTGTAATTAGTTCTTTTTTCTGATGGattttaagatgtttgttttatccAGGACTTTACagcatatttttataattctgctaaaaaaaacaactttaattgtcacagaaaaactgagaaaagcCGGATTGTTGCACCTCAAATAACTATGCGAACATTTGAGTCTGTTTACTCCGGTTAAAAATTAGATAATGGAAGTagttgcagattatttcaatgattgattgattgcaattaatccaattaatctgTTAATATGCAGATTATGCAGACTTTCAGACAGAATACAGCttcattactgctctgaatTATTTAGTCTGTATGCTCTACGTAATGATTAATATATTAGTTGATGATTAATtcattatttgattaatcatgattaatcaattcaACTCTAGTTTACTGGCTAAAGTCTTGTCTGTATTAATTGTTTAAGATGCGCCTAAAGTTTCCAAAACCCAAGCAGAGAGTAGCGACATAATCTCCAAACCATTTCCAGTTAAAGGAGGACAGCCAGGCCCGGAGTCAGGTGAGTCCGATTATCTCTGCTCATATTTGAACTAGAATTTCTCTGCTCTACAGGTGAAGTTCTAGTTTTCTGTCCTTCAGGTGCAATTCTTCCTCTGGCGCTCGGGATCCTCATCActgcgctgctgctgctcatgaTCGGCTGTCGTCTGAGACTCGTTCGTCACAAGCTAAAGAAAGCGCGACCTCTCACCACCGAGGAGTCAGACTACCTCATCAACGGCATGTATCTGTAGCCTAGGAAGCTGTTAGCGCTTCCTCTCAGATTTAAACAACGATACCCCCTGCTGCCCTTAAAAAAATCTAGTCATAAATCAGTAAAGATGTATGTTTGCTGTTTAAAGTCCCCGTGATGAAACCGAACGACTCGCTAAATTACATTTCAGACATTGTTCAGCTTTTCCTCCTGCAAGTCTGGCACAAAACGCCATTTCTGCCACTAGGTGTCACTAATGTGccatgtttgtgctgcacctgTTAGCACAGCTAGCTTGAATGAAAGACGAGTATTTTGAGTGCCTGGTAACCATGGTTACCATCCGTAAATCCTGTTTGAGTGCGGATCGGTTAAGCCACATCATGTCCTGCGAATCTTCCTGTCGTtacagcatgtttgtttttatttgattttatttaatgttttaaataaataaaataaaataaaagtacccCAAGGAAAGGAATTTTACAATATTGTGGTTAATTGTattaatttgtcttttcttgctggaaaatgtatttacacaggcatgtgtaaataaaatactaaaacgttaatacatctgtaaataaaaaatatatttcacaaacaCAGATATAAATGAACATTTGAATGTTACATAAATATTAAGAATTTTGCATAATTCTAAGTAAACTTTGAGATTTCAGAAAACCAATTTATTTAAGGTTCTgcacattttttgcaaaatccTACAAACATTTGTCAAACGACtttttgaaataactttttgGAGAAGTATCTACTTTACAAATGAGTAATTTTCTAAAGAACCAGCATTTTATCTCaatttttaggatttaaaataaagataacaTAAGAGGACAGATAtcttttttgaaaagcagattGATTCCAGtatattaagaaaaacatataaCGACTTATTTTAGTGTAATactgcagggggaaaaaatggttgaaaatgtacttttattattGATATGTGTTCAAAAATGCTAACTAGCACCTTTTAATTTTTAGCAAAAGTCATTAAGACTGGTTTAGagagattttatgtttgtaaaattgTGCAAGTTGTAACaatgaaatgttacaaaattaACTCTGTAAAACCTGCAGTTTGTTCCTACCTGCATTAACtggggaaaaacacaaaacaaagaactgcaagaaaaacataaacatctctttatttttatatcccATTCCAGATATTGTGAAAGCCAAATATAATCAACCACTTCAACccctctaaataaaatgtgctttttttgtgtattattcttttttttctctccaagaaaacagacatttgcTTTATATTGTTGAAGTTTATTTTGGCAAAGCAGTGACTCTCCCAGTTAGTGACCGAACACGTCGGAATTGGAGACCAGCGGCAGCAAACGACTCGTCACCCGGTGGGAAGCGCAGCCCTGTACCTGCATGCGTTTTGGTGAGTTAGGTGCTGTTTCTGAAGTTTATCCAGAGAGCTGAGTGTTTCATACGTGACCCAACGGTTCTGCACATCAGTCACGGTGTTGTTCGTGTTTTCTAATACTGCTGGAAGGGGTTTGAGGGGAAAACAAGCTTATATTCTAGCAGAAAAATCTACAGTTAGatgagccacacacacacacacacacacacacacacacacacacgctgtaGCTAGGTGAATTATCTAAAAGTCTCcggtgtttttgttctgctttcctCGTACATTCAGCTTTGACCCTGCTGAAATGTAATGCAAAAACACCcgactgcaataaaaaaaaaccaaaaaaaaaacaaaaacccagcagttaaaattaaattaaccaAAAGATGGaggcctggaaaaaaaaagaaacaaaaagcccATCTTGAATATTTCTGCATGGAGCTTCAAGCAGTCTTTTCCTTGCAGCCCTTTAAGAGCTGTCAGTGTTATTTCTCCAGTCCCTCTTTTGtcttgaacaaaaaaaataaaaataaaaataaagcatgttttataatgcttgaaacaaaaatatcaaggCTTGCTGATGCCATCCGAGTTTTCCCCAGGTTTCAAACTTAAAGGTGGATTATGGCTCGTCTTCTTATTCAGAGTTCATCCCTGTGAAAGACAGACCGTGAACGTTAGAGCAGGAACATGAGAGGAAACACCAACCTGTCATGCAAACCGTGAAGAACCGCATGCAGAACGATCAGATTAAGTGTCAAACAGCAGCCGGTCTGAGGCCACATCCCACAGAGAAGATGATTAAATCGGCTTTTATTGGGTAGTAGGCAACCAAATCAACTAACTAATCATGCTTTAAGCACCTCCAGCACCATAACATTTTGGttccaaacaggaaaaaacaaaaataaaaccagattaGTGGGTGAAAAAAGTGTTAAACAAAGAAAGGGGAAACGTGCAGCTAGTTGGCATGGTATGGAAGAAGCAAATAATGtcaacaagcagcaaaatgcAGCCTCTTGTGCTCCATTGCCTGCTCCAAGCCACACCATTTCACCTTTGCCACTgtgagaaggagagagagggaggagggggagaaGGAAGTCACTTCCACCTGGACCACTGCTTGTCTCTGTCTGTTAAAGGCACATAAATCACCCCCATCAAGGGCTTCATCTTGGTGCTGCCGTCCTCCATCTTGTCGTATTGCTCCAGCATCTGGTTGCCTCCGGCCGGGCCGACCGGGAGAATCAGACGCCCGCCGGGCTTCAACTGGTCCAAAAGCTGAAGAGGCAGGTGAGAAGAGCGTCAGTgtgtttattcttaaaaaataataatgaaaaagcaGTAACAAGGCATTCTGAAAGTTCAAATCTGCTTTGGTTCGTCCGTTTTGAGACTGTATACGACTaagtcagccaatcagatttgAATCCCAGTTCTGAGTCACTGAGAGTGAATCTAAATTATTTAGTGTTTACATCTTTAAAACAGCAGATTGTGCCAAAAAGGAACATTCCCAACCAGAAGTCAAAGGAACTTgagtaaaaaattaaacagacagTCTAAAATCTAGGCTGTAGCGATACACTAATCTCACAATATAATACGATACACGATATTCTGCTCACAATACGATTCCATAcacttttaaagattttctgaaagaatttAGGGGACAGAGTgatttggtgacattttgtgaCTGTTAAATAGACTTGGATTAATTGAACTGATGGTGTAAATGGTGTTTTTGTtatacatttgctttgtttaaatgttaattctGTGGCTTTGTGTATTTGGTTATGCAGAAAATGAAccttttttgtcttattctCTTATACTAGATAATGTAATTTATCTActtcatttcattatttaattaattgtaaCTTATTTCATTACATGTCATTGTTAATATACAACTGGATAAAAATATGTGATAGCTGTCATTTAATTTATgtggatttgacataaaactcaaagtagGATTTAAAGTATTGATACTCGCGgatgaaaaatcaataaatattgtaGGATCGATAAAATTATGCAGCCCTACTAAAATTCAACCTAAAGATGTCCTTTATGTTACATGTTCGGTCTACGGGCGATACAAAAAAAcgttacattttttgcacaaagtcaTTCTGAGATGATGAGATTTTAGCCAGTTCTGTCTTTTTTAAGCTCCTTTCAATATGAGCCGTTTTAAAGTctctcactttaaatccaaataagctgctgttggccaAGCCGCCAAATCAACGTTTACACCCACAAGTGAAAATAACtgcaaacaagatggcggcaTTGAGCgagctgacatcactctgaactgaGTGCATTggtgaaaagttttttttgatattttcaaaatctaaaaattaattaatcggTAAAATCGACTTATCACCCAGctttagtatatatatatatatatatatatatatatatatatatatatatatatatgtatatatttcttattgaaacattttttttatactgcTGGAGTTTATTGTGGTAAAGCAGTGAATctaccaaaaaaaaccaacgaGCATGTCATCAAAATTagataaacagaataaaatctctactttaaaacagcaactctgccttttgtttcttttttagacggttttcatttgtttaaactaAAGTGAGAGCCTGACGTTCAGCAGGATGAAGGAGCCAGAATGACTCACAGCTTGGGGGACGGTGGCAGCTGCTGCACCAACATGGATGGCGTCATACGGCGCCTCCTCTGTGTGACCCATCCTCCCGTCGCCCACTGGAAGAAACGCAGCAGGAAATCAGGCTACCAGACTCACCACAACACCGACAGTCAGTCGCTGACAACACCACATGTTTTACCTTTAATCATCTCACACTTATAAATCATAAACTGGACAAAAAATGTGACTTATTCTTAAAATAATGGTGGAAACATTCAACACAGACAATTAGGGCTGAaaagattaatcaaattaatcgtgataaatcgattattgaaataatcagcaGCTAaattagtaatcaattaattgttaaattgAGTATACTTAATAAAAAAGGGGCTATTTAATCACCAAAAAAACCATTAGGggatattttgcatttaagataaaaataaaaaacaatcctgTCTGTAAATAGATCCAGAGAGGATGTATTCATATTCTGACAGGATGTGGCATTTTTAGCTTCATGTGGTtcaaattgacaaaaaatatattttattaatcaccttttgttttataattattaatctgttaatccAGACATCAGCCGTACACTGTACTGATGTCATAAAAGTCTGAGCTTTTCAAATATtaatgttagaagtatttttttttaagattactATAAATAAAGTAATGGAATATtacagtacatttttattttcttatttaaaagaggaataaaattgattttctgCATCTTTTCTAATAGTGTAAAAAAGGCTTGAGTGGTTCGTAAGGATTCTGCAGAATGGGCCAGTTTTTTCCGATCGTCAcaataaatcgattaatcgattactacaATAATTGTTAGCTTCAACAgag
Proteins encoded in this window:
- the lrp11 gene encoding low-density lipoprotein receptor-related protein 11, giving the protein MFHRVNNSNNNMALLQHPRLLLPGVFLLLFAGRVQTRSSQISDLKSKISGVEELLEEFRKQLQQDQAYRAADVSDSCAGDFSAAEQRIIRTKASIEQGATFLLAPDRVYTWRDCLHACCSQPHCTVAVVQEDLRRPADGLSCYLFNCTYRNKNICSFAPQEGFTTYSRTPNGTLGHLPGTTGGTTGGTTGRPRQAGEEDTPEMDEPPRSDAGQDVVIQLPTDWAVLDGRDSVDDHRITHYEWTLVKGDTAINMKATHPGLLKVSGLQEGVYSFQMTVTDSAGQKSSDNVSVTVLAPKHQAEVCTGDCSNYQFKCDDGCCIDISYACDGRQHCPDRSDEDFCTNFDGGRKSVTHPVNPPSPQRPAARTEQADNGAVLPEASRKTVVSAVDGSSAVPALSLTEQQGASANQDPCAADPVVGPCKGTFPRWYYDQKARECKHFLYGGCQGNHNNFLQESDCVSECLQKSSTFSPTSAAAPVTKPTEKDAPKVSKTQAESSDIISKPFPVKGGQPGPESGAILPLALGILITALLLLMIGCRLRLVRHKLKKARPLTTEESDYLINGMYL